Part of the Acidobacteriota bacterium genome, GAGCATCGTATCGGTGGGAGGCGGGTTCCCCCTCTCTAAGCTCGCAAAGCGGGTGGGGGAGCTCGGTCTTTCCGGGCTTGAACCCCTATCCGGCATTCCAGGAAGCGTGGGTGGAGCGATAAAGATGAACGCGGGAAGCTTTGGGATGGAGATAGGCTCGCTGGTGGAAAAGGTGGTCCTCTTTTCCCCCTCCTCTGGACTAAGGGAGGTTTCCCGGGAGGAGCTTTCCTTCTCTTATCGTGGTTCCGGCGTCTCTCAGGGTGAGATCGTCCTTGCGGTAGAGCTCCGATTGACCCCGGAGGAGCCGGCTTTGGTTATTAAGAGACTGCGTGAATTCAGGAGAAGAAGGGAGTTGACCCAGCCGATAGGGGAGAGGAGTGCTGGCTGTATCTTCAAGAACCCAGAAGGGGCTTCGGCAGGGAGGCTCATCGACGAGGCAGGACTGAAGGGGATGAGGAGAGGAGGTGCTGTTATCTCTACCAAACATGCCAATTTCATCATAAACGAGGGAGGAGCTACCGCCTCCGATGTCTTCGCCCTTATCGATAAGATGAAGGAGGAGGTGCTTCGTCTCTTCGGCATAGAGCTTGAAGAAGAGGTGGAGGTCTGGGGGGAGAGGTGATATGGTTAGGGGAAGAGGAGGAATGGGCGCAGTTCTGGAGATGAACCCGGTACCATCGAGGAGGAAGGCGAAGAGGGGTTTATTCTTCCTCGTGGCTAAGATTGTGTTCAATCTCTCCCTTATCCTTTTAATCTCCTATTTCGGTTGGCGAGGATATCTCGCCCTTTCATCATCCTCGCGGTTTGCCTTCACCCGTCTTGAGGTCAGGGGAATCAATCATACCTCTTTCTCCGAGGTGAAAAGGTTGCTCTCGTTCGCTTACGGGGAGAACCTCCTTCGGCTCGATCTTTTCCGGGTGAGGAGGGTGCTTCTAACCTCGCCCTGGATCGAGGATGTGGTGGTCAGTCGGATGTTGCCCGATGGGTTGAGGGTGGATATAAAGGAGGCAAAGCCGATCGCCTTGGTGGAAATGGATGGGAGGAGGTTGTTGGCGACCAGCAAGGGGATGACCCTTCCCTTGGCGAGCTTCCTTGCTCAGGGAGGATACACGGGGATCGTTCCTTCCCGGAGGGAGAGGGTGAAGAGCCTTCCCCGGTTGGCAGTTGATCATCTTCCTCCTCCGGGCGAACTTATCTCCATCGTTAGCC contains:
- the murB gene encoding UDP-N-acetylmuramate dehydrogenase; translation: MFELATINRLEEIGRDLEVEFIPEPLLSRYTTLGVGGVTPYLFFPEERNLTPLLTTLFNEGIPYRVMGLGSNLVVSDSGVAEVVVTLRRVSSPIKVRGSIVSVGGGFPLSKLAKRVGELGLSGLEPLSGIPGSVGGAIKMNAGSFGMEIGSLVEKVVLFSPSSGLREVSREELSFSYRGSGVSQGEIVLAVELRLTPEEPALVIKRLREFRRRRELTQPIGERSAGCIFKNPEGASAGRLIDEAGLKGMRRGGAVISTKHANFIINEGGATASDVFALIDKMKEEVLRLFGIELEEEVEVWGER
- a CDS encoding FtsQ-type POTRA domain-containing protein, which produces MGAVLEMNPVPSRRKAKRGLFFLVAKIVFNLSLILLISYFGWRGYLALSSSSRFAFTRLEVRGINHTSFSEVKRLLSFAYGENLLRLDLFRVRRVLLTSPWIEDVVVSRMLPDGLRVDIKEAKPIALVEMDGRRLLATSKGMTLPLASFLAQGGYTGIVPSRRERVKSLPRLAVDHLPPPGELISIVSLLSAARRVARVHGEMIVSARLTREKGLIVRLSSLPADVILGSGEGVRLERLFGIYPELLRFRARVEYIDLRFSGEIVIKRKGSEESS